The Cydia amplana chromosome 19, ilCydAmpl1.1, whole genome shotgun sequence genome includes a window with the following:
- the LOC134656929 gene encoding uncharacterized protein LOC134656929: MEKLPSNPALEFNPNQLHEVRVLNGYEDAKQMSQAIDALDDWIKKQNHFAFKDFDRDYLERQIINNKGSVERAKQRLDRTCTLRNLMPEFMCNIDILNEFQNLRKILHICSFPKPTKDNYRVVYEAFIKPDDSYNVLHTFRYTYWILQYSLFNEYCAGIECIIDLREYSFSMLSTLSYSDMHKGIMMLMQTFGSRCKSLHVIFSNKVLDGLMILLRKCLSEKLNKRIHVHNSYETICQVIDKSVLPVDIGGEYKKTVNEISDEFFKELCTESNQTRIRGLDAAVTIESQRLKASFNEEYSGMPGSFKTLCVD, from the exons ATGGAAAAACTTCCCTCAAACCCAGCGCTCGAATTTAATCCGAACCAATTACATGAAGTGAGGGTTCTGAATGGCTATGAAGATGCGAAGCAAATGAGTCAAGCCATAGATGCGCTCGATGATTGGATTAAAAAGCAAAATCATTTCGCTTTCAAGGATTTTG atcGAGATTATTTAGAACGCCAGATCATTAACAACAAGGGTTCTGTAGAGCGTGCCAAGCAGCGTTTGGACAGAACCTGCACTCTACGGAACCTCATGCCTGAATTCATGTGCAACATTGATATTTTGAATGAATTCCAGAATTTACGTAAAATTTT ACATATTTGTTCCTTCCCAAAACCTACAAAGGATAACTACAGAGTTGTATATGAAGCGTTCATTAAACCTGATGATAGTTACAATGTACTGCATACCTTCAGATACACGTATTGG ATCCTTCAGTATAGTCTCTTCAACGAGTATTGCGCGGGTATTGAATGCATTATCGACCTGAGAGAGTACAGCTTTAGTATGTTGAGCACATTAAGCTATTCCGACATGCACAAAGGCATTATGATGCTGatg CAAACTTTCGGCAGCAGATGTAAATCGCTTCACGTCATATTTTCGAATAAAGTCCTAGATGGACTTATGATACTATTACGGAAGTGTTTGAGCGAAAAGTTGAACAAGAGGATACACGTGCATAATTCCTATGAGACCATCTGCCAAGTTATAGACAAATCTGTATTACCAGTCGATATTGGCGGGGAATACAAGAAGACTGTAAATGAAATAAGTG ATGAATTCTTCAAGGAACTCTGCACCGAATCGAACCAGACGCGGATCAGAGGTTTGGACGCAGCTGTGACTATTGAATCCCAAAGATTAAAAGCTTCATTCAATGAAGAGTATTCCGGCATGCCTGGCTCTTTCAAAACTTTGTGCGTTGACTAA